A genomic segment from Zerene cesonia ecotype Mississippi chromosome 5, Zerene_cesonia_1.1, whole genome shotgun sequence encodes:
- the LOC119839892 gene encoding arginine--tRNA ligase, cytoplasmic yields the protein MSDDNTKAIEARTIKAEKEVKAIEEELDKLIKGDLSYVSDPQLDKLLTENEKLKHRLAILENAIKAESSQIVKREPRKRPMLITNINSIEGTLCLVDELKNIFTIAIEAAYPDLEDPPVVITLSGNNPKFGDYQCNSAMPISQLLKAKNIKTNPREVANNILNRTPPSPLVEKVEVAGAGFLNIYLNRPFAEHVLTCILKYGIKPPPVKRERIVVDFSSPNIAKEMHVGHLRSTIIGESICRLLEFLNHDVLRINHLGDWGTQFGMLIAHLQDQFPDYKTESPPISDLQAFYKESKKRFDEDEEFKKKAYSCVVELQSGNPDFIAAWKLICEVSRKEFQKVYDRLNIRIIDRGESFYQSRMVTIVKELKEKGLLEEDEGRFIMWGSEERTGIPLTIVKSDGGYTYDTSDMATIKQRVQEEKGQRFIYVTDVGQYNHFATIDACARRAGILTGDLKVEHVGFGVVLGEDKKKFKTRSGDTIKLIDLMDEGLKRSLDKLVEKGRDKVLTPEELRKAQEAVAYGCIKYADLSHNRINDYIFSFDKMLDDKGNTAVYLLYALTRIQSIARTAQVSTEQLIQEVEKSGIKLTHEAEWKLGKVLLRFPEVILKVSNDLFLHSLCEYLYEISSTFTEFYDKCYCVEKDKSGNIVKIFYERLMLCEVTARVMTKCFDILGIQTVSKM from the coding sequence aTGTCGGACGATAATACTAAAGCAATTGAAGCTAGAACTATTAAAGCTGAGAAAGAAGTAAAAGCTATAGAAGAAGAACTTGATAAACTCATCAAAGGTGATCTTAGCTATGTTTCTGATCCACAACTCGACAAATTGCTCACTGAAAATGAGAAATTGAAGCATCGTCTAGCAATTTTGGAGAATGCCATCAAAGCGGAAAGTTCGCAAATAGTGAAACGGGAACCAAGAAAACGGCCTATGCTCATCACTAATATCAACTCTATAGAGGGCACGCTATGTCTTGTggatgaattaaaaaacatatttactaTTGCTATAGAAGCAGCTTATCCAGATTTAGAAGACCCGCCGGTGGTGATTACATTGTCTGGTAATAATCCTAAATTTGGAGATTATCAATGCAATTCTGCTATGCCAATTTCTCAATTGCTAAAAGCGAAGAATATTAAGACAAACCCAAGAGAAGTGGCAAACAATATTCTAAATAGAACACCACCATCACCTTTGGTTGAAAAAGTGGAAGTTGCAGGTGCTggatttttgaatatttacctAAATAGACCTTTTGCAGAACATGTACTTACTTGTATTCTTAAATATGGCATAAAGCCTCCTCCTGTGAAACGGGAGAGGATAGTTGTTGACTTCTCTTCTCCAAATATTGCAAAAGAGATGCATGTTGGTCACTTACGGTCTACAATTATTGGGGAAAGTATATGCCGATTATTAGAGTTTTTAAATCATGATGTTTTACGTATCAATCATCTTGGCGACTGGGGTACACAATTTGGTATGTTGATAGCTCACCTCCAAGATCAATTTCCAGACTACAAAACAGAATCTCCCCCAATATCTGACTTGCAAGCTTTTTACAAAGAATCTAAAAAAAGGTTCGATGAGGATGAGGAGTTTAAGAAAAAGGCATACTCTTGTGTTGTTGAATTACAATCAGGTAATCCAGATTTTATAGCCGCTTGGAAACTTATATGTGAAGTATCTCGTAAAGAATTCCAGAAAGTATATGACAGACTCAACATCCGAATAATTGATAGAGGAGAATCATTCTATCAAAGCCGAATGGTGACCATTGTGAAGGAATTAAAGGAAAAAGGCTTGCTTGAGGAAGATGAAGGTCGATTCATCATGTGGGGAAGTGAAGAACGGACTGGTATCCCATTGACAATTGTTAAGTCCGATGGCGGTTACACCTATGATACGTCAGACATGGCGACCATCAAGCAAAGAGTTCAGGAAGAGAAGGGACagagatttatttatgtaactgATGTTGGacaatataatcattttgCTACTATAGACGCGTGCGCCCGTCGAGCCGGTATCCTTACAGGCGACTTGAAAGTTGAGCATGTTGGATTTGGAGTTGTTTTAGGTGAAGATAAGAAAAAGTTCAAAACCAGATCAGGTGATACAATCAAACTCATAGATCTAATGGATGAAGGGTTAAAGAGGTCTTTAGATAAACTCGTTGAAAAGGGCCGCGATAAAGTATTAACGCCGGAAGAATTAAGGAAGGCGCAAGAAGCTGTCGCCTATGGATGTATCAAGTATGCCGATCTTTCACATAACCGTATTAATGATTATATCTTTTCATTTGATAAAATGTTAGATGATAAGGGTAATACTgctgtatatttattgtatgctcTGACTAGGATACAATCAATAGCAAGAACTGCACAGGTATCTACGGAACAACTAATTCAAGAAGTGGAGAAATCAGGTATAAAGCTTACACATGAAGCAGAATGGAAATTAGGCAAGGTGCTTCTGAGATTCCCTGAAGTTATTTTGAAGGTATCAAACGACCTATTTCTCCACTCTCTATGTGaatatctgtatgaaatatcATCAACATTCACAGAATTCTATGACAAATGTTATTGTGTGGAGAAAGACAAAAGCGGTAATATAGTAAAGATTTTCTATGAAAGACTAATGCTGTGCGAAGTGACCGCTCGAGTTATgacaaaatgttttgatatacTTGGTATTCAAACTGTTtctaaaatgtaa